One genomic region from Thermoleptolyngbya sichuanensis A183 encodes:
- the gyrB gene encoding DNA topoisomerase (ATP-hydrolyzing) subunit B yields MTTNYDAEQIQVLEGLEAVRKRPGMYIGSTGPRGLHHLVYEVVDNSVDEALAGYCKHIQVTLNADGSVTVTDDGRGIPTGIHPRTGKSALETVLTILHAGGKFGQGGYKVSGGLHGVGISVVNALSEWVEVTVWRDKKVHKMRFERGLTKGEMDIQPYKENRTGTSVTFMPDIAIFTTGIEFDYNTLAGRLRELAYLNAGVEITFTDNRLELLKSDEPRVETYHYAGGIREYVEYMNHEKQPLHEEIIYVQGERNNVEVEVALQWCVDAYSDNLLGFANNIRTVDGGTHLEGLKAVLTRTMNAIARKRNKLKESDSNLAGENVREGLTAVISVKVPDPEFEGQTKTKLGNTEVRGIVDTLVGEALSEYLDFRPNVADAILEKAIQAFNAAEAARRARELVRRKSVLESSTLPGKLADCSSRDPGESEIFIVEGDSAGGSAKQGRDRRFQAILPLRGKILNIEKTDDAKIYKNTEIQALITALGLGIKGEEFDASQLRYHRIIIMTDADVDGAHIRTLLLTFFYRYQRSMVDQGYVYIACPPLYKIERGRNHYYCYSDRERDQLIASFPENAKVETQRFKGLGEMMPQQLWDTTMNPDSRTLKRVEIEDAAEADRIFTVLMGDRVAPRREFIETYGPKLNLTDLDI; encoded by the coding sequence ATGACGACCAACTACGATGCCGAACAAATTCAAGTCCTGGAGGGCTTGGAAGCCGTTCGCAAGCGTCCGGGGATGTATATTGGCAGCACAGGGCCGCGAGGGCTGCATCACCTGGTCTACGAGGTGGTTGACAACTCGGTAGACGAAGCGCTAGCTGGCTATTGCAAACATATCCAGGTCACCCTCAACGCAGATGGATCAGTCACGGTAACTGACGACGGTCGGGGCATTCCTACAGGCATTCACCCGCGCACGGGCAAATCGGCCCTGGAGACGGTGCTGACGATTCTGCACGCGGGCGGCAAGTTTGGTCAGGGCGGCTATAAAGTGTCGGGTGGTCTGCACGGCGTGGGCATTTCGGTGGTCAATGCGCTGTCGGAATGGGTGGAGGTCACGGTCTGGCGCGACAAGAAAGTGCATAAGATGCGCTTTGAGCGGGGTCTCACCAAAGGCGAGATGGACATTCAGCCCTATAAAGAGAACCGCACGGGCACGTCTGTCACCTTTATGCCCGATATTGCAATCTTTACCACGGGCATCGAGTTTGACTACAACACGCTGGCAGGTCGTCTGCGGGAGCTGGCGTATCTGAATGCGGGCGTAGAAATTACCTTCACCGACAATCGCCTAGAATTGCTGAAAAGCGACGAGCCGCGAGTCGAAACCTACCACTATGCGGGCGGTATTCGGGAATACGTGGAGTATATGAACCACGAAAAGCAGCCGCTCCACGAAGAGATTATCTACGTGCAGGGTGAGCGCAACAACGTAGAAGTGGAGGTGGCGCTGCAATGGTGCGTGGATGCGTATTCCGATAACCTGCTAGGCTTTGCTAACAATATCCGCACGGTAGACGGCGGGACACACCTAGAGGGGCTAAAGGCAGTGCTAACACGGACGATGAATGCGATCGCCCGCAAGCGCAACAAGCTGAAAGAATCCGACTCTAATCTGGCGGGTGAAAATGTCCGCGAGGGCTTGACGGCCGTGATCTCCGTCAAAGTGCCTGACCCTGAGTTTGAAGGACAGACAAAAACCAAGCTGGGCAATACCGAAGTGCGCGGCATTGTGGATACGCTGGTGGGCGAGGCCCTGAGCGAATACCTCGACTTTCGCCCCAACGTAGCCGACGCGATTCTCGAAAAAGCAATCCAGGCCTTCAACGCGGCAGAGGCAGCGCGGCGGGCACGGGAACTAGTGCGCCGCAAGTCGGTGCTGGAATCTTCTACCTTGCCGGGTAAGTTAGCAGACTGTAGCTCTCGCGACCCGGGCGAGTCAGAAATTTTCATTGTGGAAGGCGACTCGGCGGGCGGCTCAGCCAAGCAAGGGCGCGATCGCCGCTTTCAGGCCATCCTGCCGCTGCGGGGCAAGATCCTCAACATTGAAAAAACAGACGATGCCAAGATTTACAAAAACACGGAGATTCAGGCGCTGATCACGGCGCTGGGTCTAGGCATCAAGGGCGAAGAGTTTGACGCATCGCAACTGCGCTATCACCGCATCATCATCATGACGGACGCAGATGTGGACGGCGCACACATCCGCACCCTGCTGCTCACGTTTTTCTATCGCTATCAGCGGTCGATGGTGGATCAGGGCTATGTCTACATCGCCTGCCCGCCGCTCTACAAGATCGAGCGCGGCCGCAACCACTACTACTGCTACAGCGATCGCGAACGGGATCAGCTCATCGCCAGCTTCCCCGAAAACGCCAAAGTGGAAACTCAGCGCTTCAAAGGTCTGGGCGAAATGATGCCGCAGCAGCTTTGGGACACCACCATGAACCCCGACAGCCGGACGCTCAAGCGCGTAGAAATTGAAGATGCTGCCGAAGCCGACCGCATCTTTACCGTGCTAATGGGCGATCGCGTGGCCCCTCGTCGCGAGTTCATTGAAACCTACGGCCCGAAGCTCAACCTGACCGACCTGGATATTTAG
- a CDS encoding metal-binding protein: protein MPSGRTHDRITLWTLPVVGGLALGLTRSSSLTLILCAGFLAGGLLFGPDLDIHSVQFKRWGWFRWIWIPYRGSLKHRSPLSHAPITGTVVRILYLLAWVGAASFFGLALLNQIWQLGWTWGDIGGVMGRSLQTHAWAWLTFCGGLELGALSHYAADYFVSSSKRFKTQGWRAFLPKTPKSKKSKQRTTRSRKRRS from the coding sequence ATGCCGTCGGGCCGTACACACGATCGCATTACCCTCTGGACCCTGCCTGTGGTGGGCGGGCTGGCGCTGGGGCTGACGCGCAGCAGCAGCCTGACGCTGATTTTGTGTGCGGGTTTTTTGGCAGGCGGGCTGCTGTTTGGGCCCGATTTGGATATTCACTCGGTACAGTTCAAGCGGTGGGGCTGGTTTCGGTGGATTTGGATTCCCTACCGGGGCAGCCTAAAGCATCGCTCGCCCCTCTCGCACGCGCCCATCACTGGAACCGTAGTGCGGATTCTGTATCTACTGGCATGGGTAGGAGCGGCCAGCTTTTTCGGACTAGCGCTGCTGAATCAAATCTGGCAGCTTGGCTGGACGTGGGGCGACATTGGTGGCGTGATGGGGCGATCGCTCCAAACACACGCCTGGGCCTGGCTGACGTTTTGCGGCGGGCTGGAGTTGGGAGCGCTGAGCCACTACGCCGCCGACTATTTCGTGTCCAGCAGCAAGCGGTTCAAGACGCAGGGCTGGCGGGCGTTTTTGCCCAAGACACCGAAATCTAAGAAATCGAAACAACGTACGACTCGTTCCCGAAAACGGCGATCCTGA
- a CDS encoding MSMEG_0565 family glycosyltransferase: protein MIHPDRPLRIALFTYSTRPRGSVIHTLELAEALHQQGHIVCVYALDKEGQGFGRDLSCSYHLIPALPVQGGVDYLIRQRIQEVVIFLDNDPLQDGSYDIYHAQDCITANALILLRDQSKIPSVVRTVHHVEAYNSPYLRECQDRSIDRPDLCLCVSQHWQQAVQQQYQIRPDRVINGVKGDRFSPVSTVRQAQIQQTFGLYGSPIYLTVGGIEPRKNSILLLKAFAQVLSDQPQAQLVIAGGATLFDYQSYRDEFFARVQALEIEIGRSLVLPGVVSDADLPALYRSANAFVFPSTKEGWGLVVLEAIAAGLPVLTANRPPFTEFLTTGQAVLVDPEDVGAIAQGMLELSQPAVAQRLVQASQPILQHYTWERSAHLHVAAYRKLLRAKP, encoded by the coding sequence ATGATTCACCCCGATCGCCCCCTGCGAATTGCCCTGTTCACCTATTCCACTCGCCCCAGAGGCAGCGTTATCCACACGCTGGAACTGGCAGAGGCGCTGCATCAGCAGGGGCATATCGTCTGTGTCTACGCGCTGGATAAAGAGGGTCAAGGGTTTGGTCGAGATCTATCCTGTTCATATCATCTGATTCCTGCTCTGCCTGTGCAAGGAGGCGTGGATTACTTAATTCGCCAGCGCATTCAAGAAGTTGTGATTTTTTTGGACAATGACCCTCTTCAGGATGGTTCGTATGACATCTATCACGCCCAGGACTGCATCACTGCAAATGCGCTCATTCTCCTGCGAGATCAGAGCAAGATTCCCTCCGTCGTGCGAACTGTTCACCATGTCGAGGCATACAACAGTCCATACCTGCGGGAATGTCAGGATCGCTCCATTGACCGTCCTGATCTGTGTCTCTGCGTCAGCCAGCATTGGCAGCAAGCGGTTCAGCAACAGTATCAGATCCGTCCCGATCGCGTGATCAATGGCGTGAAGGGCGATCGCTTTTCTCCCGTTTCCACGGTTCGCCAAGCTCAGATCCAGCAAACCTTTGGGCTATACGGCTCCCCCATCTACCTAACCGTCGGCGGCATCGAACCCCGCAAGAATTCTATTCTCTTACTCAAGGCCTTTGCTCAGGTTTTATCTGATCAGCCCCAAGCGCAACTCGTGATTGCGGGCGGTGCGACACTGTTTGACTATCAGTCCTATCGAGATGAGTTCTTTGCGCGGGTGCAGGCGTTGGAAATCGAAATTGGGCGATCGCTCGTCTTGCCCGGTGTGGTTTCAGATGCAGACCTACCCGCCCTCTACCGCAGCGCCAATGCGTTTGTGTTTCCTTCCACCAAAGAAGGTTGGGGTTTAGTCGTGCTGGAGGCGATCGCCGCTGGGCTGCCCGTCCTCACGGCAAACCGTCCGCCCTTTACCGAATTTCTCACCACCGGACAGGCGGTGCTGGTTGACCCAGAGGATGTGGGGGCGATCGCCCAGGGGATGCTAGAACTCAGCCAACCCGCCGTTGCTCAGCGCCTCGTCCAGGCCAGTCAGCCCATTCTCCAGCACTATACCTGGGAGCGCTCTGCTCACCTACATGTGGCGGCTTATCGCAAGCTGCTCCGGGCAAAGCCATAA
- a CDS encoding sll0787 family AIR synthase-like protein codes for MSEAGQFPTGQFQTRVKKLRESLGILHKQDIQAIAHSFRLDAPHILLGDDCAAIPDGDGYLLLAAEGMMPFFVENDPWFAGWSAVMVNVSDVYSMGGRPIAVVDMLWSQSAERSQPLIDGMKAAAAAYQVPIVGGHTNCHSVYNALGVAILGRSHALLTSFSATPGDRLLMVVDQRGKAHPRHPFWNASTDADPARLRADLELLPQLAEAGLCDTAKDISNGGVIGTALMLLETSGCGAAIDLDAIVPPRNIALDWWLTCFPSYGFLLSVRPEQVETVQRQFGDRHLACQIIGEIQPMTQLVLRSQGESVTFWDFAQQPLTGFSPP; via the coding sequence GTGAGCGAGGCAGGACAGTTCCCAACAGGACAGTTTCAAACGCGAGTGAAAAAGCTGAGAGAATCCCTGGGCATTTTGCACAAGCAAGACATCCAGGCGATCGCCCATTCGTTTCGTCTGGATGCGCCCCATATTCTCCTGGGTGACGACTGCGCCGCCATTCCCGATGGCGACGGCTATCTGCTGCTCGCGGCAGAGGGCATGATGCCGTTTTTCGTGGAAAACGACCCCTGGTTTGCGGGCTGGTCTGCGGTTATGGTAAACGTCAGCGATGTGTACTCAATGGGCGGCCGCCCGATCGCCGTGGTGGACATGCTCTGGAGCCAGTCTGCCGAGCGCAGCCAGCCGCTGATCGACGGCATGAAGGCGGCCGCCGCCGCGTATCAGGTTCCCATCGTCGGCGGGCACACCAACTGCCACAGTGTTTACAACGCGCTAGGCGTGGCGATTTTGGGGCGATCGCACGCCCTGCTAACCAGCTTTTCGGCAACACCGGGCGATCGCCTCTTGATGGTCGTGGATCAGCGCGGCAAAGCCCATCCCCGCCATCCCTTCTGGAACGCCAGCACCGATGCCGACCCCGCCCGCCTCCGCGCCGATCTGGAACTGCTGCCCCAGCTTGCCGAAGCGGGCCTCTGCGACACGGCCAAAGACATCAGCAACGGCGGCGTGATCGGCACTGCGCTAATGCTGCTGGAAACCTCCGGCTGCGGCGCGGCAATCGACCTGGATGCCATTGTGCCGCCGCGTAACATTGCGCTGGACTGGTGGCTGACGTGCTTTCCTAGCTACGGATTCTTACTCAGCGTGCGGCCGGAGCAAGTCGAAACCGTGCAGCGGCAGTTTGGCGATCGCCATCTAGCGTGTCAAATCATTGGCGAAATTCAGCCCATGACGCAACTCGTTCTGCGTTCTCAGGGAGAATCCGTTACTTTCTGGGATTTTGCCCAGCAGCCCCTCACCGGATTCTCGCCTCCATGA
- a CDS encoding MSMEG_0567/Sll0786 family nitrogen starvation N-acetyltransferase: MDGKRYHFELARSPQEVNEYFNLRRMIFCTEQGLFQDSDVDSIDNIAYPIIAIENETDQVVGIVRIYEPEPGLWYGGRLGTHPDYRRGWQIGKGLIYKAVTTANTWGCQRFLATVQLQNVRFFQRLHWKTLEELTLCDRPHHLMEADLHHYPAGTEVRPAMPYNLYSTVQYERAS; encoded by the coding sequence ATGGACGGTAAGCGATATCACTTTGAACTGGCGCGATCGCCCCAGGAAGTGAACGAATATTTCAACCTGCGCCGCATGATCTTTTGCACAGAGCAGGGCTTGTTTCAAGATAGCGACGTAGATAGTATTGACAATATCGCCTATCCCATCATTGCGATTGAAAATGAAACGGATCAGGTCGTCGGCATTGTCCGCATCTACGAACCCGAACCGGGGCTGTGGTATGGCGGACGACTGGGCACACATCCCGACTATCGGCGCGGCTGGCAGATTGGCAAAGGGCTGATTTACAAAGCTGTCACCACCGCCAACACTTGGGGCTGCCAACGGTTTTTGGCGACGGTGCAACTGCAAAACGTGCGCTTCTTTCAGCGGTTGCACTGGAAAACCCTGGAGGAACTGACCCTGTGCGATCGCCCCCATCATCTCATGGAGGCTGATTTGCACCATTACCCGGCCGGAACCGAGGTGCGGCCTGCAATGCCCTACAATCTCTACAGCACGGTGCAGTACGAGCGGGCGAGCTAG
- a CDS encoding MSMEG_0568 family radical SAM protein, whose amino-acid sequence MNKQQLITALQSQGLKLVEDRVGASGRRGGAGPSDHKAVTVDGTTVMVPVFTDTAARSPFSVSLDDPADLPLLRVDGEAIAPLHFPQQPKFYGLSTADGIPYWKIALLHSHDVLATTVLQTCRRYRDDSTVCQFCAIEKSLEAGRTIARKTPAQLAEVAEAAVQLDSVKHMVMTTGTPNTGDRGAAYLAECARAVKQRVDLPIQAQCEPPDDFAWFAKLHAAGVDSLGMHLEAITPEVRARIMPGKADVPVDYYFRAFEAAIQVFGRGQVSTYLLAGLGDTVEALVQGCDRLIQLGVYPFVVPFVPITGTPLAQHPAPSSEFMMAVYQQVGALLRQAGLSSRDMKAGCGKCGACSALSTFE is encoded by the coding sequence ATGAACAAACAGCAGTTGATTACGGCGCTTCAGTCTCAGGGTCTGAAGCTGGTTGAAGACCGCGTGGGGGCATCGGGGCGCAGGGGCGGCGCGGGCCCGTCGGATCACAAGGCGGTGACGGTGGACGGCACGACCGTAATGGTGCCTGTGTTTACGGACACGGCGGCGCGATCGCCCTTCTCTGTGTCTCTGGACGACCCCGCCGACTTGCCCCTGCTGCGCGTGGATGGCGAGGCGATCGCCCCGCTGCATTTTCCCCAACAGCCCAAGTTTTATGGGCTATCCACCGCCGACGGCATTCCCTACTGGAAAATTGCCTTGCTGCACAGTCACGACGTGTTGGCGACGACGGTGCTGCAAACCTGTCGCCGCTATCGAGACGACTCCACCGTTTGCCAGTTTTGCGCCATTGAAAAGTCGCTAGAGGCTGGCCGCACCATCGCCCGCAAAACGCCCGCCCAGCTTGCTGAAGTGGCCGAAGCGGCCGTGCAGTTGGATAGCGTAAAGCACATGGTGATGACAACGGGAACCCCCAACACGGGCGATCGCGGCGCGGCGTACCTGGCAGAGTGTGCGCGGGCGGTAAAGCAGCGGGTGGATTTGCCGATTCAAGCCCAGTGCGAACCGCCAGACGACTTTGCCTGGTTTGCCAAGCTGCACGCAGCGGGCGTAGACAGCCTGGGAATGCACCTGGAGGCGATTACGCCGGAGGTTCGCGCCCGCATTATGCCCGGAAAAGCAGACGTGCCCGTGGACTATTACTTCCGGGCGTTTGAAGCAGCGATTCAGGTGTTTGGTCGAGGGCAGGTCAGCACCTATCTGCTGGCAGGACTGGGCGACACCGTAGAAGCGTTGGTGCAGGGGTGCGATCGCCTTATTCAGCTTGGCGTATATCCGTTCGTTGTGCCGTTTGTGCCGATTACCGGAACGCCGCTGGCCCAACATCCTGCACCGAGCAGCGAATTCATGATGGCAGTCTATCAGCAGGTCGGCGCACTGCTGCGGCAAGCCGGATTGTCCTCCCGCGACATGAAGGCCGGATGTGGAAAGTGTGGCGCTTGCTCAGCACTGTCCACCTTCGAGTAA
- a CDS encoding Nit6803 family nitrilase, which produces MEYSRTVRAAAVQISPVLFSREGTTEKVLQAIAQAAQAGAQLVVFPETFVPYYPYFSFVQPPVLMGKEHMRLYEEAVLVPGPVTDAVSRAARSYGIVVVLGVNERDGGSLYNTQLVFDADGTLLLKRRKITPTYHERMVWGQGDGAGLTVLETAVGRLGALACWEHYNPLARYALMAQHEQIHCAQFPGSMVGQLFAEQMEVTIRHHALEAGCFVVNATGWLSPEQIAQITPDEKLQKVLMGGCYTAIISPEGVPLCPPITEGEGMAIADLDFSLITKRKRMMDSVGHYARPDLLRLHLNASAWSVMQDNHGAASALPDLLSAEAGSFTTNHRIHEQTAVDYGASVSGSEAG; this is translated from the coding sequence ATGGAATATTCCCGCACGGTTCGAGCGGCAGCGGTTCAAATCAGTCCGGTTTTATTCAGTCGGGAAGGCACAACCGAGAAGGTGTTGCAGGCGATCGCCCAGGCCGCTCAGGCGGGGGCCCAACTGGTTGTTTTTCCTGAAACCTTCGTTCCGTATTACCCCTACTTTTCCTTTGTGCAGCCGCCCGTACTGATGGGCAAGGAACACATGCGGCTATACGAAGAGGCAGTCCTCGTGCCCGGCCCAGTCACGGATGCCGTTAGTCGGGCTGCCCGCTCCTACGGCATCGTGGTGGTGCTGGGGGTCAACGAGCGCGACGGCGGTTCGCTGTACAACACACAGTTGGTGTTTGATGCAGACGGAACCTTGCTGCTGAAGCGGCGCAAGATTACGCCGACCTATCACGAGCGGATGGTGTGGGGGCAGGGCGACGGCGCAGGGCTGACCGTGCTAGAGACGGCAGTGGGTCGCCTAGGGGCGCTGGCCTGCTGGGAGCATTACAATCCCCTGGCGCGGTATGCTCTGATGGCGCAGCACGAGCAGATCCACTGTGCCCAGTTTCCCGGCTCGATGGTGGGGCAGCTCTTTGCTGAGCAGATGGAGGTCACGATTCGCCACCATGCGCTGGAGGCGGGCTGCTTTGTGGTGAACGCAACGGGCTGGCTGTCGCCGGAGCAAATCGCCCAAATCACGCCCGACGAAAAGCTGCAAAAGGTGCTGATGGGCGGCTGCTACACGGCAATTATCAGTCCCGAAGGTGTACCGCTGTGCCCGCCAATTACCGAAGGCGAAGGAATGGCGATCGCCGATTTAGACTTCTCCCTCATCACCAAGCGCAAGCGAATGATGGACTCGGTGGGCCATTATGCTCGCCCCGACCTGTTGCGGCTCCATCTCAACGCCAGCGCCTGGTCAGTCATGCAGGATAATCACGGCGCGGCATCGGCGCTGCCCGATCTGCTGTCTGCTGAGGCTGGCTCTTTCACGACGAACCATAGGATTCATGAACAAACAGCAGTTGATTACGGCGCTTCAGTCTCAGGGTCTGAAGCTGGTTGA
- a CDS encoding MSMEG_0572/Sll0783 family nitrogen starvation response protein yields the protein MPEVTTPAHQPGDYFVDFEEKVFPDVKADPGEKALITFHTVAFEGSIGLVNLLQALRLLRKGFETSVLLYGPGVTLGIQRGFPKIGDEAFPGHQNFNNQLSKFMAEGGKVYACRFALQALYGHGEPSLIPGIRPISPLDVLDLILLHRKDGAFILDTWTL from the coding sequence ATGCCCGAAGTGACAACACCTGCCCATCAGCCGGGGGACTATTTTGTTGATTTTGAGGAAAAAGTATTTCCCGATGTCAAGGCTGATCCGGGGGAGAAAGCGCTCATCACCTTCCACACGGTCGCCTTTGAAGGCTCGATTGGCTTGGTGAACCTGCTGCAAGCGCTGCGGCTATTGCGGAAAGGGTTTGAAACCTCCGTGCTGCTCTATGGGCCGGGCGTAACGCTGGGCATACAGCGCGGCTTTCCCAAGATTGGCGATGAAGCGTTTCCTGGTCATCAAAATTTCAACAACCAGCTCAGCAAGTTTATGGCCGAAGGCGGTAAAGTCTACGCCTGCCGCTTTGCCCTCCAGGCGCTCTACGGACACGGCGAGCCGTCGCTGATTCCCGGCATTCGCCCCATCAGCCCGCTCGACGTGCTGGACTTGATCTTGCTGCACCGCAAGGACGGCGCGTTTATTCTGGACACCTGGACGCTCTAG
- a CDS encoding MSMEG_0569 family flavin-dependent oxidoreductase, with amino-acid sequence MEQHYPVIVVGGGQAGLSMSYCLKQRGIAHLVFEKHKIGHSWREYRWDSFCLVTPNWQCQLPGFPYAGDDPNGFMVKDEIVQYIEAYAAAFDPPVLEGIEVRHLRKEGDRFSISTTSGDYTADQVVVATGGYHRPKIPAIAQQLPASIQQLHSSQYRNPEQLPNGAVLVVGTGQSGCQIAEDLHLAGRQVHLCVGGAPRSPRRYRGKDVVEWLHEMGYYDLPVDQHPQKEAVRHKANHYVTGRDGGREIDLRQFALEGMRLHGRLKQVGARETFPQENRLLYFWDDLKQNLDYADEVAESIKKTIDGYIEKNGIDAPVDPPFRPVWEPSDEPLTLDLEAANITSVIWCTGYLSDFRWIEIPIFDGKGYPGHERGIVPGARGLYFLGLPWLYTWGSGRFSGIARDAQYLAEHILSRYKMTQASPPSYMNVAAFGS; translated from the coding sequence TTGGAACAGCACTATCCCGTCATTGTGGTGGGGGGCGGCCAGGCTGGATTGTCCATGAGCTATTGCCTAAAGCAGCGGGGCATCGCCCATCTCGTCTTTGAAAAGCACAAAATCGGCCATTCCTGGCGGGAATATCGCTGGGATTCGTTTTGCCTGGTTACGCCCAACTGGCAGTGTCAGCTACCGGGGTTTCCCTACGCGGGCGACGACCCCAACGGCTTCATGGTCAAAGACGAGATTGTGCAATACATCGAAGCCTACGCCGCCGCGTTTGATCCGCCTGTACTGGAAGGCATCGAGGTGCGCCACCTGCGAAAAGAGGGCGATCGCTTCTCGATTAGCACCACCAGCGGCGACTACACCGCCGATCAGGTCGTCGTGGCCACGGGGGGATATCATCGGCCCAAAATTCCGGCGATCGCCCAGCAACTCCCTGCCTCGATTCAACAACTGCATTCGTCGCAATATCGCAACCCAGAACAACTGCCCAACGGCGCGGTGCTGGTGGTGGGCACGGGCCAGTCTGGCTGCCAGATTGCCGAAGACCTGCACCTAGCAGGGCGGCAGGTACACCTCTGCGTGGGCGGTGCGCCGCGATCGCCCCGTCGCTATCGCGGCAAAGATGTGGTGGAGTGGCTGCACGAAATGGGCTACTACGACCTGCCCGTCGATCAGCACCCGCAAAAAGAAGCCGTGCGCCATAAGGCAAACCACTATGTCACCGGGCGCGACGGCGGTCGTGAAATCGACCTGCGCCAGTTTGCCCTAGAAGGAATGCGGCTACACGGGCGGCTTAAGCAGGTGGGCGCTCGCGAAACGTTTCCGCAGGAAAATCGCCTGCTCTATTTCTGGGACGACCTCAAGCAAAATCTGGATTACGCCGACGAAGTTGCCGAAAGCATCAAGAAAACCATCGACGGCTACATTGAGAAAAACGGCATCGACGCTCCCGTTGATCCGCCCTTTCGCCCCGTCTGGGAACCCAGCGATGAACCGCTGACCCTCGATTTGGAAGCCGCAAACATCACGTCCGTCATCTGGTGTACGGGCTACCTCTCCGACTTTAGGTGGATCGAGATTCCCATCTTCGACGGTAAGGGCTATCCGGGGCACGAGCGGGGCATCGTCCCGGGAGCGCGGGGGCTATATTTTCTGGGGCTGCCGTGGCTCTATACCTGGGGGTCGGGGCGCTTTTCTGGCATAGCCCGCGATGCCCAATATCTGGCAGAACACATTCTCTCTCGCTACAAGATGACGCAAGCCAGTCCCCCCAGCTATATGAACGTGGCCGCCTTTGGCTCATAA